One part of the Kwoniella dendrophila CBS 6074 chromosome 5, complete sequence genome encodes these proteins:
- a CDS encoding protein PNS1, producing MSAQQFYQGGNDYNNNNNGGNVGGGGYDQRGYQPNYNQQQQQYQGGYSQQQYPQQPQQSYQPPPGPPQGQYGMKPSQPYAPPPNAPPPQQANYENQGGDTAPFSQANEKTGQRLNPRKRLNDPIFLILFIAAVAGFAVVSAIAIKSFVSVGGLGGGFGNNTQGGTGSSVTLDYHTVYLLLCVCALGLVNAALYLALVRAFTRIIIEVTLALTVILNIGICVYYFIIKYWSGAIIFLVIALLSVFFYWSMRKRIPLAKLLLQVTIDITKHHPSVYLVVLIGLIVQSALSVWYTFTCIAIYVKWTPGSETCTGTSCSSGKVAGLIFYSTFAYLWTSQVVANVILCTLAGGVFGGWYYYGPRVPTGGLPKRATLAAFIRASTLSLGSIAFGSLIVTILELIRLILQAVQQYEAGEGDAIGAIVACCAACCVGCIEGMIQWFNKYAYIEISLYGKSYIPAAKDTWTLLKDRGIDALVNDSLVGTALMWGAYVNGFLCAVLGYLYLRFTNPAYNTQGQYSAPVILFSFLIGISEGQVINSAIDAGVSTIFVGLGEDPMVLAERSPALFEMIRQTYPRVVEGVPRR from the exons caaccacaacaatCATATCAACCACCTCCTGGTCCACCGCAAGGTCAATATGGTATGAAACCTTCACAACCTtatgcaccaccacctaatgcaccaccacctcaacaagCGAACtatgaaaatcaaggtggtg ATACAGCACCTTTTTCACAAGCAAATGAAAAGACAGGACAAAGATTAAATCcaagaaaaagattaaatgatccaatttttttaattttatttATTGCCGCCGTAGCTGGATTTGCTGTCGTTTCAGCTATAGCAATTAAAAGTTTTGTTAGtgttggtggtttaggtggtgggTTTGGTAATAATACTCAAGGTGGTACAGGTTCAAGTGTTACTTTGGATTA CCATACCGTTTATCTACTTCTTTGTGTTTgtgctttaggtttagtaAATGCTGCTTTGTATTTAGCT CTTGTTCGGGCATTCACAAGAATCATTATAGAAGTAACTTTGGCTTTGACTGTCATCCTCAACATCGGTATCTGTGTCT ACTACTTTATCATTAAGT ATTGGTCAGGAGCTATCATTTTCTTAGTAATCGCTTTGTTATCTGTCTTCTTCTACTGGTCAATGAGAAAGAG AATCCCGCTTGCCAAACTTCTCTTGCAAGTGACCATCGATATTACCAAGCACCACCCATCAGTTTACCTCGTTGTCTTGATTGGTTTAATCGTTCAATCTGCTTTATCAGTTTGGTACACTTTCACCTGTATTGCAATTTACGTTAAATGGACTCCTGGTAGTGAAA CATGTACTGGTACCAGTtgttcatcaggtaaagtagcTGGATTGATCTTCTACTCTACATTCGCATACCTCTGGACATCACAAGTCGTTGCAAACGTCATTTTATGTACACTTGCTGGAGGTGTATTTGGTG GTTGGTATTACTATGGTCCAAGAGTACCTACAGGTGGTTTACCTAAACGAGCTACTCTAGCAGCATTTATCAGAGCGtctactttatctttaggttcaattgCTTTCGGTTCTTTGATTGTTACTATTTTGGAATTAATCAGATTGATTTTACAAGCCGTTCAACAATATgaagctggtgaaggtgatgctaTTGGAGCTATTGTAGCTTGTTGC GCTGCATGCTGCGTAGGATGTATCGAAGGAATGATTCAATGGTTTAACAAATATGCTTATATCGAAATTTCATTATATGGGAAATCATATATCCCAGCTGCTAAAGATACTTGGACTCTACTCAAAGATAGAGGTATCGATGCTTTAGTCAATGATTCCTTGGTCGGTACAG ctttaatGTGGGGAGCCTATGTCAATGGTTTCTTATGCGCCGTACTTGGTTATCTTTACTTGAGAT TTACAAATCCTGCTTATAACACTCAAGGACAGTATTCTGC ACCCGTCatcctcttctccttcttgatTGGTATTAGTGAAGGTCAAGTTATCAACAGTGCTATT GACGCCGGTGTATCTACCATTTTcgttggtttaggtgaagatccaAT GGTTCTCGCTGAACGAAGTCCAGCATTATTCGAAATGATCAGACAAACTTATCCTAGAGTAGTTGAAGGTGTTCCAAGAAGATAA